In Pseudofrankia saprophytica, one genomic interval encodes:
- a CDS encoding (2,3-dihydroxybenzoyl)adenylate synthase — MSAPPVTDLTAQPDAADGWVRWPEEFARRYVSEGYWDGGPLGDRLRDWAARSAAATAVVAGPASRPVRLSYAELDQAADDLAAGLTELGIAPGDRVLVQLPNRAEFVALLFATLRLGVIPVLALPAHRRVEIEHLARLSGAVAYAVPDTHEGFDHRVLAGEIAATVPSVRRVLVAGEAGEFTGLDALAAAGAAARADGRAATPPAPDPAGVAVLLISGGTTGKPKLIPRTHWDYAYNAAASAELCGLTAEDTYLVSLPAAHNFPLACPGILGALGVGATVVMASSPSPDVAFDLIARERVTVTALVPALARIWVDAAEWERPDTSSLRLLQVGGARLDAELARRIPPALGAGVQQVFGMAEGLLNYTRLDEGDELAFTTQGRPLAPADEIRIVGADGADVAPGEVGELWTRGPYTLRGYYRAAEHNATAFSPDGFYQSGDLVRRTPSGNLVVEGRIKDVVNRGGENVSAGELEQHLLAHPAIAQAAVVAAADEQVGESVRAVVVLASGATLTLKALKAFLRERGLARFMLPDLLTVVDALPLTAVGKIDKRELRHRLG; from the coding sequence GTGAGCGCCCCGCCGGTCACCGACCTCACCGCCCAGCCGGACGCGGCGGACGGCTGGGTCCGCTGGCCGGAGGAGTTCGCCCGCCGCTACGTGTCCGAGGGCTACTGGGACGGCGGCCCGCTGGGCGACCGGCTCCGGGACTGGGCCGCCCGGTCCGCCGCGGCCACGGCCGTCGTGGCCGGGCCGGCGTCACGCCCGGTCCGGCTCTCCTACGCCGAGCTCGACCAGGCCGCGGACGACCTGGCCGCCGGGCTCACAGAGCTCGGCATCGCCCCCGGCGACCGCGTCCTGGTCCAGCTGCCGAACCGTGCCGAGTTCGTGGCGCTGCTGTTCGCGACGCTGCGGCTCGGCGTCATCCCGGTGCTGGCGCTGCCGGCGCACCGCCGGGTCGAGATCGAGCACCTGGCCCGGCTGTCCGGCGCCGTCGCCTACGCGGTCCCGGACACCCACGAGGGTTTCGACCACCGCGTGCTGGCGGGGGAGATCGCGGCGACGGTCCCGTCCGTGCGCCGCGTCCTCGTGGCCGGCGAGGCCGGCGAGTTCACCGGCCTCGACGCGCTCGCGGCGGCCGGCGCCGCCGCGCGGGCCGACGGCCGGGCCGCGACGCCGCCCGCTCCCGACCCGGCCGGCGTCGCGGTGCTGCTCATCTCGGGCGGCACGACCGGCAAGCCCAAGCTGATCCCGCGCACCCACTGGGACTACGCGTACAATGCGGCGGCCAGTGCCGAGCTGTGCGGGCTTACCGCCGAGGACACCTACCTGGTCTCGCTGCCCGCGGCGCACAACTTCCCGCTGGCCTGCCCCGGGATCCTCGGCGCGCTCGGCGTGGGGGCGACCGTGGTGATGGCGAGCTCGCCCAGCCCGGACGTCGCCTTCGACCTGATCGCGCGGGAGCGGGTCACGGTGACCGCCCTGGTGCCGGCGCTGGCGCGGATCTGGGTCGACGCGGCCGAGTGGGAACGGCCTGACACCTCCAGCCTGCGCCTGCTGCAGGTGGGCGGCGCGCGGCTGGACGCCGAACTGGCCCGGCGCATCCCGCCGGCCCTCGGCGCGGGCGTCCAGCAGGTCTTCGGCATGGCCGAGGGGCTGCTGAACTACACCCGCCTGGACGAGGGCGACGAGCTGGCCTTCACCACCCAGGGCCGTCCGCTCGCGCCGGCCGACGAGATCCGGATCGTCGGCGCCGACGGTGCCGACGTCGCTCCCGGCGAGGTCGGCGAGCTGTGGACCCGCGGCCCCTACACCCTGCGCGGCTACTACCGGGCCGCCGAGCACAACGCGACGGCCTTCAGCCCGGACGGCTTCTACCAGAGCGGTGACCTGGTCCGGCGGACCCCCAGCGGCAACCTGGTCGTCGAGGGCCGGATCAAGGACGTCGTCAACCGCGGTGGCGAGAACGTCTCCGCCGGCGAGCTGGAGCAGCACCTGCTCGCCCACCCGGCGATCGCGCAGGCCGCCGTCGTCGCGGCGGCCGACGAGCAGGTCGGCGAGAGCGTCCGCGCGGTCGTCGTCCTGGCATCCGGGGCGACGCTCACCCTCAAGGCGCTCAAGGCGTTCCTGCGCGAGCGCGGGCTGGCCCGCTTCATGCTCCCCGACCTGCTCACGGTCGTCGACGCGCTGCCGCTCACCGCGGTCGGAAAGATCGACAAGCGGGAGCTGCGGCACCGCCTCGGCTAG